The Streptomyces sp. Mut1 genome window below encodes:
- a CDS encoding DUF3027 domain-containing protein, whose protein sequence is MAPDGLRADDEGGDDEVHERWLRLLNRSTRDPDYRDEWFDEQCGGCKFWIALSGELGLDWGACANADSPFDGQVRSSTTAANASSPEPMAPSAEGVLDPTFGKVPADYAMSLATLIRNPQGSPTRDTRTGCSAPRTRGIVLVSVIQTTNT, encoded by the coding sequence ATGGCACCGGACGGGCTGCGGGCAGACGACGAGGGCGGAGACGACGAGGTGCACGAGCGCTGGTTGCGGCTACTCAACCGCTCCACCCGGGACCCCGACTATCGGGACGAGTGGTTCGACGAGCAGTGCGGTGGATGCAAGTTCTGGATCGCTCTGAGCGGCGAGCTAGGCCTGGACTGGGGAGCGTGCGCCAACGCCGACTCGCCGTTTGACGGACAAGTGCGTTCGAGCACGACGGCTGCGAACGCTTCTTCGCCCGAGCCGATGGCACCTTCGGCTGAAGGCGTTTTGGACCCGACGTTTGGCAAGGTACCCGCGGACTACGCAATGTCCCTCGCAACCTTGATCCGGAACCCGCAGGGTTCACCTACGCGGGACACCCGGACGGGCTGCTCTGCTCCCCGCACGCGCGGGATTGTCCTGGTTTCAGTGATACAGACGACCAATACGTAG